A DNA window from Alligator mississippiensis isolate rAllMis1 chromosome 11, rAllMis1, whole genome shotgun sequence contains the following coding sequences:
- the LOC132243761 gene encoding H-2 class II histocompatibility antigen, E-S beta chain-like: MTEGTLDTLESLEGRVEDLEEEVHQPHTIRAHEGYIDGYCQTLLWKKDEEAKKMEEHFIEQEKWDCLYTNGTQHVRFLFRFIWNQEQDAHFDSDVGVFVADRELGEPDVKYLNSQKEELENARGEVDRFCRHNYRDCFGWRVAVGPGPGGRLRSIHQCLRSELPALETSPCKELCPRPAVKPKVKVSPTKSGAQAHPDTLICSVTGFYPGGIEVKWLKNGQEQTAGVVSTELMQNGDWTFQILVMLEMTPRSGDVYTCQVEHSSLPGPVTVLWEAQSDSARSKMLTGVGGFVLGLIFLALGLLVYLRNKKGRPVPQPTGLLS; the protein is encoded by the exons ATGACGGAGGGCACCCTAGATACAT TGGAGTCTCTGGAAGGCCGGGTGGAGGACCTTGAGGAGGAGGTACATCAGCCACACACCATCAGGGCCCATGAAGGCTACATTGATGGATACTGCCAGACCCTTCTCTGGAAGAAGGATGAAGAAGCGAAGAAGATGGAAG AGCATTTCATAGAGCAAGAGAAGTGGGACTGTCTCTACACCAACGGCACCCAGCACGTGAGGTTTCTGTTCAGATTCATCTGGAACCAGGAGCAGGACGCTCACTTCGACAGCGACGTGGGCGTGTTCGTGGCcgacagggagctgggggagcctgaCGTCAAGTACTTGAACAGCCAGAAGGAGGAGCTGGAGAATGCACGGGGCGAAGTGGACAGGTTCTGCCGACACAACTACAGG GACTGCTTTGGCTGGAGAGTGGCTGTGGGCCCTGGTCCTGGGGGCCGGCTGCGCAGCATCCACCAGTGCCTGAGATCAGAGCTCCCTGCCCTAGAAACCAGTCCCTGCAAAGAGCTTTGCCCAAGGCCTGCAG TGAAGCCCAAGGTGAAAGTCTCCCCAACAAAATCAGGGGCCCAGGCCCACCCAGACACACTGATTTGCTCCGTGACGGGGTTTTACCCCGGCGGGATCGAGGTGAAATGGTTGAAGAACGGGCAGGAGCAGACGGCCGGAGTGGTGTCCACGGAGCTGATGCAGAACGGAGACTGGACCTTCCAGATCCTGGTGATGCTGGAAATGACCCCCCGGAGCGGGGACGTCTACACCTGCCAGGTGGAGCACAGCAGCCTGCCGGGCCCTGTCACCGTGCTCTGGG AGGCGCAGTCAGACTCAGCCAGGAGCAAGATGCTGACGGGGGTCGGGGGCTTTGTGCTGGGGCTGATTTTCCTGGCGCTGGGACTCCTCGTCTACCTGAGGAACAAGAAAG GCCGCCCCGTTCCCCAGCCAACAG ggctcctcagttAG